The Falco rusticolus isolate bFalRus1 chromosome 4, bFalRus1.pri, whole genome shotgun sequence genome includes the window TTCTTCTTGGGGTCCAGCACATCCAGGACCTTCTCGGCACAGTCCTGCTTTGTGGTTGTGAAGATGAAGATctgggggaaggggcagaggtccctgcacaggctgcccgAGTGCCCCCGTCACCCCGATGCAGCGGcaccccaccagctccccaTGGACCCCGGGGAAATGTGGGGGCTCTGGGTACCTCGTAGGGCTTGGAAAGGCTCCCCAAGAACGGCTGCACATGGGGATGCGGCTTCACATGGACCTAGAAGGAAACAGCATCTGCAGGAAGCCCCAGAAAAAACACCAGCAACCACGTCCTGACACCAAGGTGATGGCCAAGAGCAGGACCAGCACCCCGAGTAGGATCCCAGGCGTCCCTCAGCCACCCTCTCCCCTGGATTTCAGGCAGTGGGCCCCCTTCCCCTCAGCTTACAAGGAGAGGACAGCGGCACAGAGGCCGTGTGGACAACGCAGCTCTTCATTGCCATCCAGCGGCCCCAAGCCACAGCCCTCCATGCCAGacccccccccatccccactggAGACCCAGCACCCAGCTATCCtgaccccagcacccaccttgTAGGCATCTCCCTGGCAGACCACGGTGACCGCAGCACCCCACAAGCACCAGGAGCAGCCCGGggtcccctcctgcagccagtgAGCAACGTCAGACCCCCaaccccagggctgcagcccccccgccccctcccagctccGGGACAAGGGCATGCTTTGACAGGCTGCAGGTCTTCTGGGGACCATCGCTGCTGggaccagcctggctggaggaaggcagagggtcagtggtgctgggggggggggggggggggggggggcactgcaGGGACCTCCTCTCTTGGGCACCCAGCACACATCCACAGGGAGCCATGAGAAGCAGGCACTTGGGGAACAGAGGGGTCCTGGCAGCACAACGGGGGGTGACCCCCCTTCCCCAGGTAGGGATTGCCCAGGGGGGCACACGCTCACCCCTTCCCCCAGAGCAGGGGGAGCAGACACCAGCCTGCAGTGGTCCCCTTTGAGTCACAGCTTCACCAGCCAGACCTTCCTGGGGGTCACAGGCACCAAGAGAGGGACATGGGACATGCTCCcaggggtcccagccccacagcgGGCAGTGCTCCCCCTGGTTCCGTTCTCTCTGCCAGCTCTTGGCACGTTGGCAAGCACCAGCCTCGGTAGCCAAGAGCCCCCGATGCatctctgctctccctgcagggTCTCTGCACATGGGGGAAGTGTCCCCAAACCCACCATGGGACAGCCACGTGGGGAGACCCCACACTCAGGGTGCCCAGAGGTGACAGCgcagagccccagccctggggctgctcaCATTCGTTGCACCAGAAGAGCTcctggagctgggggtgctgtcctggggacccccaggagCACAACAGCCAGCATACCCACCCCACCCAGGAAAACCCCTAGCAACCCCAAACCAGCCACGGGAcagggtggtgggtgggagggggcaTTTTATAGGGTGGAGGCACTTTTCAGCCCTAATCACTCCAAGGCACCTGCGCTCCAGAGCACACGGCATCACTCAGGCTTTACTGGGACCAGCTGGGGAGCCCAGTACAGAGCCccagctgcacacacacacacacccctcccccagGCTCATCTCTGGCTTCTGGTGATTAATTACCCGATGTGCTAAGGACCctcctgggctgggagctgctaCTCCTGCCCCCCCAATACACCCACCCTGGGTAccctccagctgtgcccagtCTGGGAACAGTCACCAGTGCCACGAGCTGGGAGAGCTCAGctcttccccagcaccagctccaaaCCCCACCCTGGCTGGGTGCGAGATCATCCCAGGAGCCCCGAGTGGGTGCTGTACCCTGGGGTGCCCAGTATAGCCCCCCCAGGCACATCCCATCCCTGCGTGGGCCCCGCGGCTGTGCCCGCCAGCCCCTGGGTTGGGTTACGGATGAGGGGGCTCCGGCACAGGGAGGGACCCACTCGCCTCCGCCGGAAAAGAGATAAGCAGCAGGTCCCTGACCTCGAAAGGCAGTGCCTGGCGGGTGTCCATCCCAGGGACATGCTGCTGGGCGGCCACATGGCGCCGGGGGCTCAGCACGGGGACACGGGAGGCGACCCCCTACCCGGGCACCCTGTGGTGGGGATGGCATGGGATGCCATGCGCCAGCTCCAGCCAAGAAGGGGCACACAGCGAGCAAGGTGATATACgggtttattttctgcaaaaataaaataaattaccgCCCTCCttcatgcccccccccccagccaagTCAGCCCCATGGACGGTGAGATGCCCAGCACGGGGCAGAGGGCAGGAcgggggtgtccctggggggCCTGGCCCCTCTACAGCCATGGAAAGGGCTCAATGCACCGCAGAAGCATTTCCAAACCCCGGGGACCCACcggctgctccctccccaggtgATGGAGCCTGGTGGGGGATCTcagggtggctggggctgggggcagtgcCGGGCTGCCTCCCGCACCAGCCGGTCCTCGCGGGGCGTCCACGGCCGGGCGTAGCCATCATCCTGCAGCAGGATGCGGTTGAGCGTGTGCTCGTAGTTGACGTGCCGCCGTGCCATCAGCAGGTACTGGCCGCCCTGCCGGAGTGGGGGGCAGCCGCAGGTGTTGGGCACCCACAGGTACTCCCGGCGCACCAGCGGGAAGCGGTGTCGATACGGCGTTTGCACCTCCACCTCGTAGCGTGTCTCCTGCCCTACCAAGCGCCGCGCCAGGATCCGGCCCTGGAAGACTGTGGGGCGGGCACGGGGCACCCTGAGCCAGGCACATCCCCCAGCATCACCCCGAGCCCCTTCCCAGTCCCGGGGCTCACCGAAGTCGCTCTGGCAGAAGTGTCGGATGCGCTGAGAACGTCCCTTGGTCGGGCGGCACCTCCCGCATCGCCCTGTGGgggcaaagctgcagcagtttaggggagagaggggacatggcacccccaaaaccccctcCTGCAGTGGTGGGAGGGGGCATTGAGGGTCCATAACCCATAAGGAGAGAGGGGACACACCGCTCCTGTGACTCCTGGGGATGGTTAAGTCAGGGGGCCCTTTTTTAGGGCCCCATCTCATTTTTGCCCCTGGGGCTCTCTGAGACACCCCCTACAGCAGAGACCCCGGGCGGTGGGGGGCTTTGGGGATCCCTGTGAGGCAGCAGGCACCTGCGGCAGCCCCgtcccagctccagccagggGGGCTTCTTGGTGGCAGCTCCGTGGCAgagcccctgggctggggcagtggcACGGGGGCTGGGGTGACCAGGggctcctggggaggggggctcccagccccccggggctggggctgccgcaGGGGGCTGGCATCAccatggctgggctgggggtgcctgCGGGGCAGCCAGAACTCGTACTCGATGCCAGGGttgtgctcctgcagcaggacctGCACGGGCAGGGGCAGAGCTAAGGGGAGCGATGGGGGctggctgccccccccccccccccatgccaCCTCTGCCCTCACCATCACGTGCAGATCCTCATCAGTGGGCCCGGGAGCCTCCAGGCTCTCGGTGCCGTTGGGGGCTCGGGTGTAGCGCAGCTGGGTGCCAGCCACCTCATAAGGCCCCGGCCAGGCAATGGACCAGTCCCCGTTGAGCACGTAGCGCCCATCGCTCGTCATCAGGACTGCGGGCAGGAGTGTGTCCGGGGGCCGAGCACCACACGGTCCCCGGGACCCccgtgctgggctggggggcagccctGATGCCTGGGTCCCCACCAGAGGCCTCTCccagagcagggagggcagTGTGGGCTGAGAGAGCTGCGGTTGGGGCTCGGGAGAAATCTGCTTTCTTGTAAGATCTTGGCTTTGGTCCCAAGCTGGAGCCAAACCCTGGTGCAcaactccccccaccccaccccaccccacaagCCCTGGtcccagctggggacagggccCTGCCTGCATCGGGACGGAGGATTTGGGGGGGTCTGGGGATGGGGGGTCCCAGTCTTGGTCCCGTGGTGGCTGTCCTGGCCCCGCTCCAGCTCAGCCCTTCCTGAAATCCATGGCCGTGGCCTCTGGAAAATTGCCCTGAGTGCTGGCGAGTTCACTGAACCCATGATGCTCAAAACAGCATCCAAGCGGGGAaccggcacggcacggcacggccaccccctgccctgccctgcctgcacccatgggtggcACCAACCAGGACCGACTGGGACTGAGACAGGATATGTCCTACCGAGGTAGTTACGGCTCTTGTCTGTCACCTTGATGTGGGTGGCCCCAGCCGGGATCGTGGTCACGTTCATGTACCCAAAATAacctggggcggggggaatGTCAGAGTtagggcagagccagggcatGGCCCAAAGGGACagcctggggatggggaagggggacAGAGTTGGGGGGACCAGGCACAGAGGAGCTCCGGGTctggggcagcaccagcagcatcaACCCTGCCAGGCCCCAGGTGCTGGGACAACTGGGGGACCTGACGATGGCCCTGGGGTGCCATCCAGGGCTGTCTTCCCTCACCAGCACCATCATCCCCACAGCCTGGCTAGGAACCCCATGGACACTGGATGTGGCCACGAGGACCCTGGGTGCCCCCAGGGACCCCTGAATgcccctggggaccccagagGACCCCCCTGGAGGAGCAACACCCTCATCAATGAGGCAAAACCACCCTGGTGAGGAGTCTCCTCCAAGcctgctgtccctgtccctgcgCATTGGGTCAGGAATGGATCAGGGACGATGCCCCAGTGGCGACGGGGGAGATGGAGAGGGGACGGGGTGACAGGGGACCCAGGCGATGCCTTGGGGACACAGATGGGGGACGGGAGGACAGGGAGCCAAGAGCCAAAGCATTCACCCATGGAGGGGGCCGGGGCAATGGTTCATTCACCGGAGGAAGGGTCCGCGCCCTGGAAGAGGCGGTGCACGAAGAGACACATTTCATGGCCACCACCGCACTGGCCGCAGGCGTCAGACCGCGTGCCCGAGCCCAGGATCCCATCGCAGCCCACGCTCTGTGGGGAGCCAAGACCCAGCCTCAGGGTGGGGGGGCTCAGAGCCAGGGGCtctgggggtcccagccccacatcacccaccaggCAGCGCCCACCGACGCAGAGGTCCggggagccagggctgcagcgggTGCCGTCCAGCACCCGGCCGAAGGTGTAGTAGAAGTTGTGCCCCATGGCCAGGCAGTTGAGGTCGCAGACATTGGGGGCTGCCAGAGCcgggtgggaagggaagggggtgATGCCGGTGGCAGCCATGGCCCCTGGCTAGCCTGGTGATGccacccaccaccctggggCTCACCTCCATGGAAGGGCACCCAGCGGTACCGCACCGGCGTGCCCAGGACAGGCTTGTTGTCATAGAGGGAGCATTGCATGGCACGGAAAGGCACCGAGCCGCTGGGGCAGCcctgtgggagcagcaggatgGAACCCCAGGGGTCCAGGGCTGGTGGCCATGCCAGTGCCGTGGCCTTCCCAAGGCTTacctggagctggcagagccGGTACTGCCGTGGGTCACCTGTGCACGGCTCCTCCTCAGTGGACCTACAGCCACAACATCACCACGGTGGGGCAGGGACATGGCCCCGAcggagcatccctgcctgcaccccgtGTCCCCTACTGGGACTCCCCCCGGCTCCGGGGCCACCAAGCCACCGAACTAGTGGCAATGCATCCccccaggggagcaggagaggggacCACGATGTCCCAGCACACGGGGCCACAtcctgccagagctgcaccCCAGGATGGAGGCACCAGGGTCCAGCTCCCCCCATTCCTCCCCCTCTGAAACCAGGCTGGAATATGGCCAAAGCACACAGGGACACAtgtgggaggtggtggcagAGCCTTGCCGCGGGATTTGGGTGCCACGTGGGACTTGGGGGGTGCGGGGGAGTGGGGACACCCCGGGGGGGGCCATGCTGCCCTGTGCACCACTCACCGCAGGCACCTCCGGGTGCGGACGGTGACGCCATCCCcgcaggagctggagcagggggtcCAGGGTCCCCAGGGCCCCCAGGCGCCCGGGGCCAGCTGCCGGCggggctgagcaggggctgggggctcggggATCCCCGccagtgtccccagggctgggccCTGCACGAAGGTGACAGTCAGCGCTGGGCTGCGGCAGCCCGGGGGTGCCGTCGCACACCCCAAACCCCTCACCTGTGCTGTGCCAAcgctgcagcccaggctgagccaggccaggagcagcagctgccacgGCCACCGGCACCTGCGGGAGCAGAGACCCCTGAGCCCCActgtccccagggtgggggggcTCCAGTGGGGGGTCCCCACGGGGACCCCACGAGGGGGAAGGAGGCACAATGGAGGTGAGATGAGACACAGCTGGGGGTCCCCCGGTAGCACCAGGGGGGATGTAGGGGCCGgtgccacccagcacccaggagTGGGGTCGGGCAGGTGGGTGCAGCCGAGTGGGCGACGCCAGGTCCCACACACGTGCCCCGGTGGCGGCGGGCACAGGCCAGGCCCCCCGCACCCGCAGCCCCGGGCTCGCTGCCTGCTGGGACAGGACCAGACCTGCGCAGCAGGGCCGGCACCTCGCGTCGCACCCCGATCCGGATCCGGCCCCGCCGTGGGGCgagtgggatgggggggggggggtgtgtttgCGTGGtcctcccccatcccccaccctgGGTTCCAAAGCGCTtgaccctgcagccccccaacCCAGGGGTGTCGGGGGGGGTGCTGAGGTCCCAGCCCCGTGGTGGGGAATCCCCCGGCCCAGCCGgttccccccacacccccgcAGCTCCCACGAGGGTTGCGAGtggctgcccgcagccccggccgcttgccccccgccccccgcggaGCAGGGATGGCGGGTGGTCGCGGTGCCGTCGCTCCGAGGATGTGTGCGGGGGGGTTCGGGTGATGCCCAGACCCCGCTGGCAACCGGGGGGCACggcgtgcctcagtttcccccaggAGCGGAGCTGACCCCGGGCAGGGGGGGTGGCGGAGTTGTTGGCGGGGGGGAGGGCAGTACCGCGAGGGTTTAAGCAGAAATCGGGACCTTACCCGGCATCGTGGGGTCCCCCGGAGCCTCCCCGAACCCCCCACCCGGCCATGCCGCCCCTCATCCGGGGTGTCCTGGCGGCTCAgtcccggccccgcggcggggaggggggacccGGGACGATCGGGCATCGCCTGCGCAGCtccggggggggccgggcgaggcttccccccccccggctcGCCTCCCGTCCCTCCCCGCCGCGTTATTAATATCCAGCCCCAAAGGTGCGCCCAGCCCTCCCCGGCCGCCCGTTAACCCTTTGGGGTCCGGAGCTTTGGTGGGCgaggggggctgcagcggggaAGGTGCAAATGGACCCCCTCAACCCGTGCTCATCTTGATCCCGGACCCTCCCAGTACCCCCCGGTGCTGGGCAtcccgggcggggcggggcttAGTCACACAGGGGGTCCCCACTTAGCCATCAGTagaggctgctggggggggcttGGTGTGCCAGGGGcttcccacccagcacccagcacccttgGGTTCACAGGGCAGCCGCACGCACCCCCAGCCCGGAGCTGAAGGGGTTACAGCACCAGGGTGGGGGTGTCCCTTGGGGTGCCCCaaccccagggcagagcagagtgGGCAGGATGGGCCCGGGGTGCGCAGGGGATGAACTCCCCGCACGGTACATCCAGGACACAGGCAGCGGGATGCTCTACAAGCGCGGACTGCTCCTGGGAGAGGTaatcccccctgccccatccctgcacccctcaccccagccagcacc containing:
- the ADAMTSL5 gene encoding ADAMTS-like protein 5 isoform X1, translated to MRGGMAGWGVRGGSGGPHDAGCRWPWQLLLLAWLSLGCSVGTAQGPALGTLAGIPEPPAPAQPRRQLAPGAWGPWGPWTPCSSSCGDGVTVRTRRCLRSTEEEPCTGDPRQYRLCQLQGCPSGSVPFRAMQCSLYDNKPVLGTPVRYRWVPFHGAPNVCDLNCLAMGHNFYYTFGRVLDGTRCSPGSPDLCVGGRCLSVGCDGILGSGTRSDACGQCGGGHEMCLFVHRLFQGADPSSGYFGYMNVTTIPAGATHIKVTDKSRNYLVLMTSDGRYVLNGDWSIAWPGPYEVAGTQLRYTRAPNGTESLEAPGPTDEDLHVMVLLQEHNPGIEYEFWLPRRHPQPSHGDASPLRQPQPRGAGSPPPQEPLVTPAPVPLPQPRGSATELPPRSPPGWSWDGAAAGRCGRCRPTKGRSQRIRHFCQSDFVFQGRILARRLVGQETRYEVEVQTPYRHRFPLVRREYLWVPNTCGCPPLRQGGQYLLMARRHVNYEHTLNRILLQDDGYARPWTPREDRLVREAARHCPQPQPP
- the ADAMTSL5 gene encoding ADAMTS-like protein 5 isoform X2 is translated as MRGGMAGWGVRGGSGGPHDAGCRWPWQLLLLAWLSLGCSVGTAQGPALGTLAGIPEPPAPAQPRRQLAPGAWGPWGPWTPCSSSCGDGVTVRTRRCLRSTEEEPCTGDPRQYRLCQLQGCPSGSVPFRAMQCSLYDNKPVLGTPVRYRWVPFHGAPNVCDLNCLAMGHNFYYTFGRVLDGTRCSPGSPDLCVGGRCLSVGCDGILGSGTRSDACGQCGGGHEMCLFVHRLFQGADPSSGYFGYMNVTTIPAGATHIKVTDKSRNYLVLMTSDGRYVLNGDWSIAWPGPYEVAGTQLRYTRAPNGTESLEAPGPTDEDLHVMLCPCPCRSCCRSTTLASSTSSGCPAGTPSPAMVMPAPCGSPSPGGLGAPLPRSPWSPQPPCHCPSPGALPRSCHQEAPLAGAGTGLPQGDAGGAARPRDVLSASDTSARATSSSRAGSWRGAW